A genomic region of Raphanus sativus cultivar WK10039 chromosome 6, ASM80110v3, whole genome shotgun sequence contains the following coding sequences:
- the LOC130494621 gene encoding uncharacterized protein LOC130494621: MAEKRFEYRYATEAELEEMKQREFAGWMFTYVSAGLARGETFDDWIREMVVGPNYVVKSYPRFCTRGYAFTTEKTKRSRTTYDAGVCSASGDDVYYGHIHEILEIKYLGLLGLRCTVFYCDWHDITPDRGVRTDAFGVTSVNSRRKLQYYDPFILASQADQVCYIKYPRIRNRDDPWVTVTRLNPRGRVQGSSELEDPLQPITSSSLSAAEDVAGVGLVVDFTDFAEEAVVHA; encoded by the exons ATGGCAGAAAAGCGGTTCGAATATAGATACGCTACAGAGGCAGAACTAGAAGAAATGAAGCAAAGagaatttgctggatggatgtttacttat gtgtctgctggtttggccagaggtgaaacatttgacgattggatacgcgagatggtggttggaccaaactatgttgtgaagtcatatccgagattttgtactcgaggatatgcattcacaactGAAAAGACAAAACGTTCGCGTACGACCTATGATGCTGGCGTTTGTTCTGCATCGGGAGATGATGTATACTACGGACACATACATGAGATTTTGGAAATCAAGTATTTGGGCTTGCTTGGATTGCGCTGTACTGTTTTTTATTGTGATTGGCACGACATCACTCCAGATCGAGGTGTGAGAACAGATGCATTTGGTGTTACATCAGTTAATTCGAGACGAAAGCtgcaatattatgatcctttcattcttgcttctcaggcCGATCAA gtttgttatatcaaGTACCCCCGGATAAGAaacagagatgatccatgggtTACTGTTACCAGACTCAACCCGAGAGGCCGAGTTCAGGGGAGTTCTGAGCTGGAAGACCCACTACAACCAATTACATCCAGTAGCTTAAGTGCAGCAGAAGATGTAGCAGGAGTTGGCCTTgtagtagatttcaccgacttcGCAGAGGAAGCCGTCGTTCACGCATAG